One segment of Hemicordylus capensis ecotype Gifberg chromosome 8, rHemCap1.1.pri, whole genome shotgun sequence DNA contains the following:
- the MPZL2 gene encoding myelin protein zero-like protein 2 isoform X2, giving the protein MATEASAARFPLLSTGVLLLALWPVAAVEIYTPGTLEALNGTDVRLKCTFSSHHSVGQQTTVSWDFRPQEKSQSESVFYYSYEPYPPQKGRFSGRAVWDGNIAKNDASIMIRNVNPTDNGTFFCQVKNPPDVDGVIGEIQLSVVLKVNFSEIHILAITIGSACTLMIVVVVGVVICRHRRRMRQEKNVEMVETEL; this is encoded by the exons ATGGCCACGGAGGCGTCGGCGGCCCGGTTTCCCCTGCTGAGCACCGGCGTCCTGCTGCTCG CACTCTGGcctgtggcagctgtggagaTCTACACACCTGGCACCTTGGAGGCGCTGAATGGGACCGATGTGCGTTTGAAGTGTACCTTCAGCAGCCAtcactctgttgggcagcagacGACAGTTTCCTGGGACTTCCGGCCGCAGGAAAAGAGCCAGTCCGAGTCT GTTTTCTACTACAGTTAtgagccctatccaccccaaaaAGGCCGTTTCTCTGGCCGAGCCGTGTGGGATGGCAACATTGCCAAGAACGATGCCTCCATCATGATCAGGAATGTGAACCCCACTGACAACGGGACCTTCTTCTGCCAAGTGAAGAATCCGCCAGATGTGGACGGTGTCATTGGCGAGATCCAGCTGAGCGTGGTGCTGAAAG TGAATTTCTCGGAGATCCACATCCTGGCCATCACTATTGGCTCTGCCTGCACTTTGATGATTGTTGTTGTGGTTGGAGTTGTCATTTGCCGTCATCGGCGGAGGATGCGGCAAGAGAAGAACGTGGAGATGGTGGAGACAGAATTGTAA
- the LOC128333839 gene encoding T-cell surface glycoprotein CD3 epsilon chain, whose product MGWGVSFSALGLLLCLSSPVGGRQDEAQDAKFSVSISGKRVTLSCPSGSHFKDKDKDTSAITIEGEEDVVEKKCSCKEGEEIVGDLYLKARVCADCVELSVALVAGLILSDLLITLGILLLVYYCGQKRRARWERRPREGPSARVLVLRLRGLAGSQGSAEREALCPPAPPQASVQGGGTRLWPDEGFRAQPGRGIGVWGGECIAPLSKRVLLGPKADRPPPVPNPDYEPIRKGQREVYAGLEPRAL is encoded by the exons ATGGGCTGGGGGGTCTCCTTCAGTGCCCTGGGCCTCCTGCTCTGTCTGT CCAGCCCTGTCGGGGGACGGCAAGACGAGGCACAGGATGCAA AGTTCAGTGTGAGCATCTCTGGGAAAAGGGTGACTCTCAGCTGTCCCTCAGGGAGCCATTTCAAGGACAAGGACAAGGACACGTCAGCCATCACAATCGAGGGCGAGGAAGATGTGGTTGAGAAGAAGTGCAGCTGCAAAGAGGGCGAGGAGATCGTTGGAGACCTTTACCTGAAAGCCCGAG tgtgTGCGGATTGCGTGGAGCTGAGCGTTGCCCTCGTGGCCGGCctcatcctctccgacctgctcaTCACGCTGGGCATCCTCCTCCTCGTCTACTACTGCGGCCAGAAGCGCAGGGcccgct GGGAGCGGAGGCCCCGGGAGGGCCCCTCAGCCAGAGTGCTGGTCCTCCGGCTCCGCGGGCTCGCGGGGTCCCAGGGCTCTGCTGAGCGGGAAGCcctgtgcccccccgcccccccccaggcctcGGTGCAAGGCGGAGGCACCAGGCTCTGGCCAGACGAGGGTTTCCGGGCTCAGCCTGGCCGAGGCatcggggtgtgggggggggagtgcattgCACCTCTGAGCAAGCGCGTCCTTCTGG GCCCAAAGGCAGACCGTCCCCCGCCTGTTCCGAACCCCGACTATGAG CCCATCCGGAAAGGCCAACGGGAGGTGTATGCCGGGCTGGAGCCCAGGGCCCTCTGA
- the MPZL2 gene encoding myelin protein zero-like protein 2 isoform X1: MATEASAARFPLLSTGVLLLALWPVAAVEIYTPGTLEALNGTDVRLKCTFSSHHSVGQQTTVSWDFRPQEKSQSESVFYYSYEPYPPQKGRFSGRAVWDGNIAKNDASIMIRNVNPTDNGTFFCQVKNPPDVDGVIGEIQLSVVLKVNFSEIHILAITIGSACTLMIVVVVGVVICRHRRRMRQEKNVEMVETELSEKEPLEKTREETGD; the protein is encoded by the exons ATGGCCACGGAGGCGTCGGCGGCCCGGTTTCCCCTGCTGAGCACCGGCGTCCTGCTGCTCG CACTCTGGcctgtggcagctgtggagaTCTACACACCTGGCACCTTGGAGGCGCTGAATGGGACCGATGTGCGTTTGAAGTGTACCTTCAGCAGCCAtcactctgttgggcagcagacGACAGTTTCCTGGGACTTCCGGCCGCAGGAAAAGAGCCAGTCCGAGTCT GTTTTCTACTACAGTTAtgagccctatccaccccaaaaAGGCCGTTTCTCTGGCCGAGCCGTGTGGGATGGCAACATTGCCAAGAACGATGCCTCCATCATGATCAGGAATGTGAACCCCACTGACAACGGGACCTTCTTCTGCCAAGTGAAGAATCCGCCAGATGTGGACGGTGTCATTGGCGAGATCCAGCTGAGCGTGGTGCTGAAAG TGAATTTCTCGGAGATCCACATCCTGGCCATCACTATTGGCTCTGCCTGCACTTTGATGATTGTTGTTGTGGTTGGAGTTGTCATTTGCCGTCATCGGCGGAGGATGCGGCAAGAGAAGAACGTGGAGATGGTGGAGACAGAATT GTCCGAGAAGGAGCCACTGGAGAAAACCAGAGAGGAGACAGGAGACTGA